The following proteins come from a genomic window of Brachionichthys hirsutus isolate HB-005 chromosome 20, CSIRO-AGI_Bhir_v1, whole genome shotgun sequence:
- the rpf2 gene encoding ribosome production factor 2 homolog isoform X2, producing MTRMDAVVKPKTKRSKRFLEGRTPKLVEGVKTAMIMKGGNTSQCVTRALKDVYALKKPSAVLYKKKNITRPFEDSTSLFFSKKSDCSLFLFGSHNKKRPNNLVFGRLFDFHVLDMIELGIENYVSLSDIKVSKCAEGTKPMLVFAGEAFDADGEHKRLKSLLIDFFRGPTVTAVRLAGLEHVLHFTAFDGRIYMRSYRCLLKKSGCRTPRIELEEIGPSFDFVLRRTHLASDDLYKLAHRQPKALKAKKKKNISHDTFGTKLGRVHMQKQDLSKLQTRKMRGLRKRKGGVTVEDQAGQAPKVAKEA from the exons ATGACGCGGATGGACGCTGTAGT GAAGCCCAAAACGAAGCGCTCCAAGCGTTTCTTAGAGGGCAGAACGCCGAAGCTGGTTGAAGGGGTGAAGACGGCCATGATTATGAAAGGAGGGAACACCAGCCAGTGCGTCACCCGGGCGCTGAAGGACGTC TACGCCCTGAAGAAGCCCAGCGCTGTGTTGTACAAGAA AAAGAATATCACGCGGCCATTTGAAGACTCCACGTCGCTG TTCTTCTCCAAGAAGTCCGACTgttctctgtttctgtttggCTCCCATAACAAGAAACGGCCCAACAACCTCGTCTTCG GTCGTCTCTTTGACTTTCACGTCCTCGATATGATTGAACTTGGAATCGAGAACTACGTCTCTCTGAGCGATATTAAG GTCAGCAAATGCGCCGAGGGAACCAAACCGATGCTCGTGTTTGCAGGGGAGGCCTTCGACGCCGACGGCGAACACAAGCGCCTGAAGAGTCTGCTCATAG ATTTCTTCAGAGGTCCCACGGTGACCGCAGTCCGTCTGGCGGGCTTGGAACACGTTCTGCACTTCACCGCTTTCGATGGCAGGATCTACATGCGCAGCTACAG GTGTCTCCTGAAGAAGTCCGGCTGCCGGACCCCTCGGATAGAGCTGGAGGAAATCGGGCCATCGTTTGACTTCGTGCTCAGAAGAACACATCTGGCGTCGGACGACTTGTACAAGTTGGCGCACAGGCAGCCGAAAGCTCTGAAG gccaagaaaaagaagaacatcTCCCATGACACCTTTGGCACCAAGCTGGGACGGGTTCACATGCAGAAGCAGGATCTGTCCAAGCTGCAAACCCGCAAGATGAGGGGGCTGAGGAAGCGGAAGGGGGGGGTGACCGTTGAGGACCAGGCTGGACAGGCTCCCAAAGTGGCCAAAGAGGCCTGA
- the rpf2 gene encoding ribosome production factor 2 homolog isoform X1, which yields MTRMDAVVKPKTKRSKRFLEGRTPKLVEGVKTAMIMKGGNTSQCVTRALKDVYALKKPSAVLYKKKNITRPFEDSTSLEFFSKKSDCSLFLFGSHNKKRPNNLVFGRLFDFHVLDMIELGIENYVSLSDIKVSKCAEGTKPMLVFAGEAFDADGEHKRLKSLLIDFFRGPTVTAVRLAGLEHVLHFTAFDGRIYMRSYRCLLKKSGCRTPRIELEEIGPSFDFVLRRTHLASDDLYKLAHRQPKALKAKKKKNISHDTFGTKLGRVHMQKQDLSKLQTRKMRGLRKRKGGVTVEDQAGQAPKVAKEA from the exons ATGACGCGGATGGACGCTGTAGT GAAGCCCAAAACGAAGCGCTCCAAGCGTTTCTTAGAGGGCAGAACGCCGAAGCTGGTTGAAGGGGTGAAGACGGCCATGATTATGAAAGGAGGGAACACCAGCCAGTGCGTCACCCGGGCGCTGAAGGACGTC TACGCCCTGAAGAAGCCCAGCGCTGTGTTGTACAAGAA AAAGAATATCACGCGGCCATTTGAAGACTCCACGTCGCTG GAGTTCTTCTCCAAGAAGTCCGACTgttctctgtttctgtttggCTCCCATAACAAGAAACGGCCCAACAACCTCGTCTTCG GTCGTCTCTTTGACTTTCACGTCCTCGATATGATTGAACTTGGAATCGAGAACTACGTCTCTCTGAGCGATATTAAG GTCAGCAAATGCGCCGAGGGAACCAAACCGATGCTCGTGTTTGCAGGGGAGGCCTTCGACGCCGACGGCGAACACAAGCGCCTGAAGAGTCTGCTCATAG ATTTCTTCAGAGGTCCCACGGTGACCGCAGTCCGTCTGGCGGGCTTGGAACACGTTCTGCACTTCACCGCTTTCGATGGCAGGATCTACATGCGCAGCTACAG GTGTCTCCTGAAGAAGTCCGGCTGCCGGACCCCTCGGATAGAGCTGGAGGAAATCGGGCCATCGTTTGACTTCGTGCTCAGAAGAACACATCTGGCGTCGGACGACTTGTACAAGTTGGCGCACAGGCAGCCGAAAGCTCTGAAG gccaagaaaaagaagaacatcTCCCATGACACCTTTGGCACCAAGCTGGGACGGGTTCACATGCAGAAGCAGGATCTGTCCAAGCTGCAAACCCGCAAGATGAGGGGGCTGAGGAAGCGGAAGGGGGGGGTGACCGTTGAGGACCAGGCTGGACAGGCTCCCAAAGTGGCCAAAGAGGCCTGA